A genomic stretch from Gopherus flavomarginatus isolate rGopFla2 chromosome 3, rGopFla2.mat.asm, whole genome shotgun sequence includes:
- the LOC127046305 gene encoding zinc finger and SCAN domain-containing protein 29-like has product MHTPLPWAQLTPPLNAPGILKIPFLFARPDVECNQSFNQSATMPPCPKRAPAWNNSELQDLISVWGEEAVQAQLRSRRRNCTYGQISQSLLRRGHERDALQCRVKIKELRSAYCKACEGNRRSGAAPTTCLFYKELDAILGCDPTANPRSTMVSSEQGEVGEGVEEADSEATGVEGDTPESQEACSQELFSSQEEASQSQQLEVAGEEEAEERAQVTLTNAAGSPASRRLQNLRKNPRKSKEELIKAVMIHYNRESRKTQEWKEKMYEWRQAESRRKELATKKPSKQMISLLARQTESFESLVAMQADLYRGNPHLSQSFLSCSPVFAQNTFLQQPVSYYPQLPPTPVRSPTSPDNYNSYPVHSTPITLQHSNPEVQQTLNSNPNRTYSNL; this is encoded by the exons atgcacactccactgccctgggctcagctgaccccacctttaaatgccccgggaattttaaaaatccccttcctgtttgctcggccagatgtggagtgcaatcaatcattcaatcaatcagcgaccatgcctccatgccccaaacgagccccagcatggaacaattccgagctgcaggacctcatcagtgtttggggtgaggaagctgtgcaagcacagctgcgctccagaaggagaaattgtacctatgggcagatatcacagtccttgctgagaaggggccatgaacgggacgcgttgcagtgcagggtcaaaataaaagagctgaggagtgcttactgcaaagcctgtgagggaaatcgccgctcaggagctgcccccacaacctgccttttttacaaggagctggatgccatacttgggtgtgaccccactgccaatcctaggagcacaatggtgagttcagagcagggagaagtgggggagggtgtagaggaagcagacagtgaggctactggcgtggagggagacaccccggagtcccaggaggcatgcagccaggagctcttctcaagccaggaggaggctagccagtcgcagcagctggaagttgctggtgaggaagaagcagaggagcgtgctcagg tgaccttgactaatgcagccggatcaccggcctcacgtcggttgcagaacttgagaaaaaatccgcgaaaatcaaaagaagaattgatcaaagcagttatgattcactataacagagaaagtaggaagacgcaggaatggaaagagaaaatgtatgagtggaggcaagcagaaagcaggagaaaggaattggctaccaaaaaaccctcaaagcagatgataagcctcctggctcgccaaactgagtctttcgagtctctcgtagccatgcaggcagatctgtaccgtggtaacccacacctcTCCCAAAGctttctttcttgttccccagtatttgcacaaaacacctttctccagcagccagtttcttattacccccagctgcccccaacacctgtacgatcacctaccagccctgataactacaattcttaccctgtgcactccacccccattaccctgcagcatagtaatcctgaagtgcagcagacattgaacagtaatccaaacaggacatattcaaacctctga